The following nucleotide sequence is from Dialister pneumosintes.
ATAAATTAGCTACATCCGGATTCCAGTCATAGGTAAGTGGTATGGGAAGTTCTTGTTCCAGCTCTTGTAAATAACTGAGTACATGCTGCATAACCGCTTTTGTTTTCATATAATGTTGTTCATTATTCGCTTCTTCTTTCAAACGATTACACAGTCTTTTAGTCACAACTGCCGTTGAAAAATCCATAGTCCAAGGACTTAAGAGAAGTTGTACATGTTTTCGAAAATCTAAAATTTCTCCATCATCAGATAATACAAAAGAACCTTCTTTGCCTTCCGTTTGTTGATACAATTCCTCTACTACCTGATAGTAGTAAGTAGGATTTTCTATCGATACAATGGGAACACTCTTAAAATCAAATACGATTTGTTTCTCCCATTCCGGATGTACTAATTTCATACAATCACCAACCGTTCATCCGAATCTACCACTTCTTCTTGAACATGACCCGTTACTAATTCCATATTGGCATATTGTTTTTCTGTAATCATCATCATTTGAATAAGACCGTGTTTAGGAGCTTCTATCCGTACATGTCCCATGACTGCTTGTGCAGCAGGCACATTTTGTACGATTTTACTGTATACGGATTCTTGCATCATAATAAATCCGTTTCGAATTAAAAATTTCCTAAACTGCGTATACGCTCGCCTATCTGCCAACGTTTCTACAGGTAAATCAAATAATACCAACACACGCATAAACCTATTCCTCATGCATCATCTCATAACACCGAATGTTTTCCGGTTTTCCTTCTTCTAATGCCGTTAATACACTACGACAGTAAATACCGATGGCTTGTGATACCGTCGTTTTTCTATTTACAATTCTTACTTTTTCATTGAGTACATTAACCAGTTGAGACTTTTCTTCTTTCCC
It contains:
- the csn2 gene encoding type II-A CRISPR-associated protein Csn2 is translated as MKLVHPEWEKQIVFDFKSVPIVSIENPTYYYQVVEELYQQTEGKEGSFVLSDDGEILDFRKHVQLLLSPWTMDFSTAVVTKRLCNRLKEEANNEQHYMKTKAVMQHVLSYLQELEQELPIPLTYDWNPDVANLFKAVHVQVDTSDLNVMEKMIEYMKLWTELFGKTCFIFNQFRIYLPKSMRKEFYTCAMEEEIPFLLLEGACHDTIEQESCLIIDEDLCQIF
- the cas2 gene encoding CRISPR-associated endonuclease Cas2 — its product is MRVLVLFDLPVETLADRRAYTQFRKFLIRNGFIMMQESVYSKIVQNVPAAQAVMGHVRIEAPKHGLIQMMMITEKQYANMELVTGHVQEEVVDSDERLVIV